One segment of Asterias rubens chromosome 2, eAstRub1.3, whole genome shotgun sequence DNA contains the following:
- the LOC117307051 gene encoding UDP-xylose and UDP-N-acetylglucosamine transporter-like has translation MIAVIATILVFVGCCSNVIFLELIVSEFPGSGNLFTFAQFLLISVEGFIFTTQFGTKAPVIPIKNYFVLVFFFFTTSIVNNYALNFHIPLPLHMIFRSGSLVANMALGIILLQKKYEVHKYISVFMITIGIFICTLMSAQSVGEKHASDSESGHQTTSYDILMWIIGLCMLTFALFMSARMGIYQEVLYAKFGKHPREALFYSHALPLIGFTLLGKDIYNQALLFSTSEPMTIPMLEASVPKMWIYMAGSVITQYVCIRGVFILTTECPSLIVTLIVTLRKFFSLVFSILYFRNPFTVYHWLGTAFVFTGIFLFTGVFHKMRDFLVPPSKTKKVE, from the exons ATGATTGCGGTAATTGCAACTATTCTTGTATTTGTTGGCTGCTGTTCGAATGTGATATTCTTGGAGTTAATCGTAAG TGAGTTTCCAGGGAGTGGGAACTTGTTCACATTTGCACAGTTTTTACTCATCTCCGTTGAAGGCTTCATCTTTACAACACAATTTGGCACAAAGGCACCTGTTATCCCCATAAA AAATTATTTTGTACTAGTGTTCTTCTTCTTCACAACAAGTATTGTAAACAACTATGCTCTCAACTTCCATATACCACTACCTCTTCATATGATATTCAGAAGT GGGTCTCTAGTGGCGAATATGGCCCTTGGAATCATCCTTCTTCAGAAGAA atatGAAGTTCATAAGTACATTTCAGTTTTTATGATCACCATCGGAATATTTATCTGTACGCTCATGTCTGCTCAGTCAGTG GGTGAAAAACATGCCAGTGATTCAGAGAGTGGTCATCAAACAACATCATATGACATCTTGATGTGGATTATAG GTCTATGTATGTTGACATTTGCCCTTTTCATGTCTGCTCGGATGGGTATCTACCAAGAAGTACTCTATGCAAAGTTTGGGAAGCATCCGAGAGAAGCGTTATTTTATTCA CATGCACTGCCTCTAATAGGTTTCACTCTACTGGGGAAAGATATTTACAATCAAGCACTTTTATTCTCAACATCTG AACCAATGACAATACCGATGTTAGAGGCTTCTGTACCCAAGATGTGGATTTACATGGCGGGCAGTGTGATAACACA GTATGTCTGCATCCGTGGTGTCTTCATCTTGACCACAGAGTGTCCGTCCCTCATCGTCACTCTCATCGTTACACTCAGGAAGTTCTTCAGTTTAGTCTTCTCCATCTTGTACTTCCGCAACCCTTTTACCGTGTACCACTGGTTGGGCACAGCGTTCGTCTTCACAGGAATCTTCCTGTTCACCGGCGTGTTCCACAAGATGAGAGATTTTCTTGTACCCCCGAGCAAGACTAAGAAAgtggaataa